A stretch of the Aegilops tauschii subsp. strangulata cultivar AL8/78 chromosome 4, Aet v6.0, whole genome shotgun sequence genome encodes the following:
- the LOC109768792 gene encoding uncharacterized protein: MEQQRREPAPETEVTLREFTEADAEALFAWASDPRVVLFQRREAYARVDEARRYILDHVLPHPWYRAICLGAVVVGSISVKPCGPAGEEGEGASRASLGYRVAHGHWGRGVATRAVRMAAAAAFAEWPWLARLEAVADVENPASQRVLEKAGFVREGVLRRYVVLKGRPRDMVMFSLVDSDRDERAKPKLLLQVKEPFELNKEGRRGAMDPDGDARHQQRRRQEEEEGPVVSLRPLGLADVDDFMAWASDDRVMRHLKRPLCHTREQAVAQIGDTVLGHPWFRAICVTGRPVGQVSVWPYPDDGGHRANLGYALAHEHWGRGIASAAIRMVVGRVFEELPGLGRLEAVTDVGNVRSQRALEKAGFQREGVLRSYIVRPGAGAGEAGDAAVYSFLSSDPRPPLA; the protein is encoded by the exons GGCGCCGGAGACGGAGGTCACCCTGCGCGAGTTCACCGAGGCCGACGCGGAGGCGCTCTTCGCGTGGGCGTCGGACCCGCGCGTGGTCCTCTTCCAGCGCCGCGAGGCCTACGCGCGCGTCGACGAGGCCCGCCGCTACATCCTCGACCACGTCCTCCCGCACCCGTGGTACCGCGCCATCTGCCTCGGCGCCGTGGTGGTGGGCTCCATCTCCGTCAAGCCCTGCGGCCCCgcgggggaggagggggagggcgcGTCGAGGGCGTCCTTGGGCTACCGCGTCGCGCACGGCCACTGGGGCCGCGGCGTCGCGACGCGCGCGGTGCGgatggccgcggcggcggcgttcGCGGAGTGGCCGTGGCTGGCGCGGCTGGAGGCCGTGGCCGACGTGGAGAACCCGGCGTCGCAGCGGGTGCTGGAGAAGGCCGGGTTCGTGAGGGAGGGCGTGCTCCGGCGCTACGTCGTGCTCAAGGGCCGGCCCAGGGACATGGTCATGTTCAGCCTCGTCGACTCGGACCGCGACGAGAGGGCCAAGCCAAAATTATTACTACAAGTGAAAGAACCATTTGAATTGAATAAGGA AGGCCGGCGGGGAGCGATGGACCCTGACGGCGACGCGCGGCATCAGCAGCGGCGgcgacaggaggaggaggagggcccgGTGGTGTCGCTCCGGCCGCTGGGCCTGGCGGACGTGGACGACTTCATGGCGTGGGCGTCGGACGACCGCGTGATGCGCCACCTGAAGCGTCCCCTCTGCCACACCCGGGAGCAGGCCGTGGCGCAGATCGGGGACACCGTGCTGGGCCACCCGTGGTTCCGCGCCATCTGCGTGACGGGGCGCCCCGTGGGGCAGGTCTCCGTGtggccctaccccgacgacggCGGCCACCGGGCCAACCTCGGCTACGCGCTCGCGCACGAGCACTGGGGCCGCGGCATCGCCTCCGCCGCCATCAGGATG GTGGTGGGGAGGGTGTTCGAGGAGCTGCCGGGGCTGGGGAGGCTGGAGGCGGTGACGGACGTCGGGAACGTCCGGTCGCAGCGGGCGCTGGAGAAGGCCGGGTTCCAGAGGGAAGGGGTGCTGCGCAGCTACATCGTCCgccccggcgccggcgccggcgaggcCGGGGACGCGGCGGTGTACAGCTTCTTGTCGTCCGACCCACGTCCTCCGCTAGCGTGA
- the LOC109768793 gene encoding FCS-Like Zinc finger 8, with amino-acid sequence MLRNRSRRAVGAGGGGGGLMPQPEPLAAAAAAQSSSSPRPYMALPQAGFLDGAEQGPSSSMSPTSILETKQFCCSALPPFLSERSLRKAHMETAALGPEPAGAGGLADVLREHGDAKAGGRKVVFGSQLRIQVPSGRAVELVSSPIEFGVKNRDAVLSPARRFLPEVVSSPTARVFAAGEMAMSEDYTCVISRGPNPRTRHIFDDCIVESCGDVLVDNGPGTAGGGGDAVPPSGVLSSCHACRRQLGHANDIFIHRGGKAFCSDECRYREMLFDEAVDNLR; translated from the exons ATGCTGCGGAACAGATCGAGGAGAGCGGTTGGTGCCGGAGGCGGGGGAGGAGGTCTCATGCCTCAACCtgagcccctcgccgccgccgccgccgctcagTCTTCTTCTTCCCCGAGGCCGtacatggcgctgccgcaggccgGGTTCTTGGACGGCGCGGAGCAGGGGCCGTCCTCCTCCATGAGCCCCACCTCCATTCTCGAGACCAAGCAGTTCTGCTGCTCCGCCCTGCCGCCCTTCCTCTCGGAGCGAAGCCTCAGGAAGGCTCACATGGAGACGGCCGCTCTGGGTCCGGAgccggccggcgccggcggcctcgCCGACGTGCTCCGGGAGCACGGCGACGCCAAGGCCGGCGGCCGCAAGGTGGTGTTCGGGTCGCAGCTCAGGATCCAGGTCCCCTCGGGCAGGGCCGTGGAGCTGGTGTCCTCCCCGATAGAGTTCGGCGTCAAGAACCGGGACGCCGTCCTGTCCCCGGCCAGGAGGTTCCTGCCGGAGGTCGTGAGCTCGCCCACCGCCCGGGTGTTCGCCGCCGGGGAAATGGCCATGTCGGAGGACTACACGTGCGTCATCTCCCGCGGCCCCAACCCGAGGACCAGGCACATCTTCGACGACTGCATAGTCGAGAGCTGCGGGGATGTGCTCGTGGACAACGGACCGGGcaccgccggcggcggcggtgatgcCGTGCCGCCGAGCGGTGTCTTGAGCTCTTGCCATGCATGCCGCAGGCAACTTGGGCATGCCAATGATATCTTCATCCATCG GGGTGGCAAAGCATTCTGCAGCGACGAGTGCCGGTACCGGGAAATGCTCTTCGACGAAGCGGTGGACAACCTGCGCTAG